The genomic interval TGCCGCTTTAACTTTCGATCCCCGACTGATTTGGGATAACACGGAGTCGGATGACGACCATGAGTGACCTGCCAACGGCTAAAACCCGCCCAGCCTCAAACTGGTCGGCCATCTGGATCCTGCCCTTGATCGCCCTGATGATCGGGGGCTGGCTCGCATGGCAGGCCTACAGCGCGGCCGGCGTGGAAATTGAAGTCCGCTTCGAGTCGGGTGAAGGTATCGTCGCCAACAAGACCGAAGTCATCTACAAGGGCATGCCGGTAGGCAAAGTGAAGAGCCTGGTACTCGATGCCGAGGGCGACAACCAGGGGGTGATCGCCACCATCGAGATGAACAAGGCCGCCGAGCCTCACCTCACCAAGGGCACACGCTTCTGGCTGGTGAAACCGAGTGTGAGTCTGGCGGGTATCACCGGCCTTGAAACCCTGGTGTCGGGTAACTACATCGCCGTCAGCCCGGGCGAGGGGGAGCGTACCAAGCGCTTTACCGCGTTGAAGGTGGCGCCGCCGCTCTCGGATTCGGAGCCAGGCCTGCATTTGACCCTCAAAGCCGAAAGGCTCGGCTCGCTCAACCGTGACAGCCCGATATTCTACAAGCAGATCCAGGTGGGTCGGGTGAAGAGCTATCGCCTGTCCGAGGACCAGAGCACCGTCGAGGTCAAGGTGTTCATCGAGCCTGCCTACGCCAGCCTGGTGCGCAAGCACACGCGTTTCTGGAACGCCAGCGGCGTCAGTATTGATGCGTCGCTGTCGGGTGTGAAGGTGCGCAGCGAATCGCTGTCGAGCATCGTGGCCGGTGGTATCGCATTTGCTACGCCGGAGTACCGCAAGGACAGCCCGCCCACCGATCCGAGCCTGCCGTTCCGCCTGTACGAAGACTTCGATGCAGCCCAGGCAGGTATCCGGGTCAAGGTGAAGCTGAGCGATTACGAGGGCCTGCAGGCAGGCCGCACGCCGGTCATGTACAAGGGCATCCAGGTGGGCTCGCTGAAAGCCCTGAAAATGGAAGACAACCTGTCCAGCGCATCGGCCGAGCTGACGCTGGACCCGCTGACCGAAGACTACCTGGTCGAGGGCACACAGTTCTGGGTGGTCAAACCGTCCATTTCCCTTGCAGGTATCACTGGCCTGGAAGCGCTGGTCAAAGGCAACTACATCGCCATACGCCCGGGGGAGAAGGGTGAGCGACCCGAGCGTGAGTTCGAGGCCCGCGCCAAGGCGCCGCCGCTCGACCTCAAGGCGCCGGGGCTGCACATGGTGTTGTTTGCCGATACCTTGGGGTCGCTGGAGATCGGCAGCCCGGTGATGTACCGCCAGGTCAAGGTGGGTAGCGTGCAGAGCTATCAGTTTGCGCGTAACAGCAACCGCATCCTGATCGGTGTGCATATTGAAAAGGAATACGAAAAACTGGTTAACGGTTCGTCGCGCTTCTGGAACGTCAGTGGCATCACCCTGACGGGCGGCCTCTCGGGCATCAAGATCAAGAGTGAGTCGCTGCAAACGCTGATGGCCGGCGGTATTGCGTTCGACACGCCGCGCCCGGATGTGGCGCTGAAACGCCGCATTCCACGCTTCCGCCTGCATGACAGCCAGGAGGCGGTAAACCGCGCGGGTACTTTGATCACCGTCCGTGTAGACCGTGCAGATGGCCTGAAGCCGGGTACGCCGATCCGCTTCCGTGGCCTGGATGTGGGCAGTATCGAAAGCGTTGACCTGACCAATGACTTGCAGGCAGTGCTGCTGCGGGCACGTATCACCGAAGCGGCGGACCGTATTGCCCGTGCCGGTACGCAGTTCTGGGTGGTCAAGCCGGCATTGGGCCTGGTGCGCACCGAGAACCTCGACACCCTGATCGGCGGGCAGTACCTGGAGGTACAGCCAGCAACCAAGGACCGTGGCCCTCAGCGCGATTTCATCGCTTTGGCCGATGCCCCGCAAGTGACGGGGCCGGAGGTCGGCTTGCCCTTGACCCTCAGCGCCCCGCGCCGTGGATCGATCAAGCCGGGTGTGCCAGTGACATACCGTGAGGTGGCGGTCGGCAAGGTGACAGGCTTCGAGTTGGGGCAGAGCGCTGACCGCGTGCTGATCCATATCCTCATCGAGCCACGCTATGCGGCACTGGTACGCAGTGGTAGCCGCTTCTGGAACAGCAGTGGCTTCGGTTTCGACTGGGGGCTGTTCAAGGGGGCTACGGTGCGTACCGAGTCGGTGGAAACCCTGATCGATGGCGGTATCGCTTTTGCGACGCCGGATGGCGAGCAGATGGGCAACCCGGCCCGGCCGCAGCAGACCTTTGCCTTGTTCGACAAGGCCGAGGATGAATGGCTGCAGTGGGCGCCGAAGATTCAGATAGCCAAGTAATGTAAAAGCAGGGTCGCCAACTGCGGCCCTGCTTTTTTGTGGGAGCGGCCTTGTGTCGCGAAAGGGGCGCGTAGCGGCCCCTCGGTCTCAGCGCAGAAGCTGAGATTGCCGGGGCTGCTCCGCAGCCCTTTCGCGACGCAAGGCCGCTCCTGCAGAGACCGAGCTCCACATGGAGCCGTGCCCGCAAGCATAAATCGCAGGCAACAAAAAACCGACCCTAGGGTCGGTTTTTCGAATAGCGCGTCGCTTAGGCAGCTGCAGCTTCTTTCAGCGCCTTGATGTGGCCATTCAGACGGCCTTTGTGACGAGCAGCTTTGTTCTTGTGGATGATACCTTTGTCGGCCATACGGTCGATTACAGGTACAGCCAGAACGTAAGCGGCTTGCGCTTTGTCGGCGTCTTTTGCGTCAATGGCTTTAACTACATTCTTGATGTAGGTGCGGACCATGGAACGCAGGCTGGCGTTGTGGCTGCGACGCTTCTCAGCCTGTTTTGCACGTTTCTTGGCGGAAGGTGTGTTGGCCACCGTCGAGCTCCTCGAAAGACTTTAGGTAAATAGCAAACAAAATAGGCCGCGAATCATGCCGATCAGTAGATCGATTGTCAAGGCCACCTGCAAGGTTCCGCCGAGCGGTGCGCCAACAAGAGGGAAAGATTCCTTTCTGCTGCGCGACCTGTACACTCGGGAATTTTTGGCTCCCCTGCGAAGGCGCGGGAGTATCGCACATTCGGACGCTGTCTGGCAGCGTCCTCTGCCCTTGGCGTGAATCTTTTCGATGAACCTGCTCAAATCCCTGGCTGCAGTAAGCTCGATCACCATGGTTTCCCGGGTGCTGGGCTTCGTGCG from Pseudomonas fortuita carries:
- a CDS encoding PqiB family protein, encoding MSDLPTAKTRPASNWSAIWILPLIALMIGGWLAWQAYSAAGVEIEVRFESGEGIVANKTEVIYKGMPVGKVKSLVLDAEGDNQGVIATIEMNKAAEPHLTKGTRFWLVKPSVSLAGITGLETLVSGNYIAVSPGEGERTKRFTALKVAPPLSDSEPGLHLTLKAERLGSLNRDSPIFYKQIQVGRVKSYRLSEDQSTVEVKVFIEPAYASLVRKHTRFWNASGVSIDASLSGVKVRSESLSSIVAGGIAFATPEYRKDSPPTDPSLPFRLYEDFDAAQAGIRVKVKLSDYEGLQAGRTPVMYKGIQVGSLKALKMEDNLSSASAELTLDPLTEDYLVEGTQFWVVKPSISLAGITGLEALVKGNYIAIRPGEKGERPEREFEARAKAPPLDLKAPGLHMVLFADTLGSLEIGSPVMYRQVKVGSVQSYQFARNSNRILIGVHIEKEYEKLVNGSSRFWNVSGITLTGGLSGIKIKSESLQTLMAGGIAFDTPRPDVALKRRIPRFRLHDSQEAVNRAGTLITVRVDRADGLKPGTPIRFRGLDVGSIESVDLTNDLQAVLLRARITEAADRIARAGTQFWVVKPALGLVRTENLDTLIGGQYLEVQPATKDRGPQRDFIALADAPQVTGPEVGLPLTLSAPRRGSIKPGVPVTYREVAVGKVTGFELGQSADRVLIHILIEPRYAALVRSGSRFWNSSGFGFDWGLFKGATVRTESVETLIDGGIAFATPDGEQMGNPARPQQTFALFDKAEDEWLQWAPKIQIAK
- the rpsT gene encoding 30S ribosomal protein S20; this encodes MANTPSAKKRAKQAEKRRSHNASLRSMVRTYIKNVVKAIDAKDADKAQAAYVLAVPVIDRMADKGIIHKNKAARHKGRLNGHIKALKEAAAA